The Episyrphus balteatus chromosome 4, idEpiBalt1.1, whole genome shotgun sequence genome includes a window with the following:
- the LOC129918205 gene encoding ADP-ribosylation factor 1: protein MGNVFANLFKGLFGKKEMRILMVGLDAAGKTTILYKLKLGEIVTTIPTIGFNVETVEYKNISFTVWDVGGQDKIRPLWRHYFQNTQGLIFVVDSNDRERIGEAREELMRMLAEDELRDAVLLIFANKQDLPNAMNAAEITDKLGLHSLRNRNWYIQATCATSGDGLYEGLDWLSNQLKNANR, encoded by the exons ATGGGGAACGTTTTTGCGAATCTTTTCAAAGGCCTCTTTGGCAAAAAAGAAATGAGAATACTTATGGTCGGATTAGATGCCGCTGGTAAAACCACAATTCTGTACAAACTCAAATTAGGCGAAATTGTAACAACGATACCTACTATTg GTTTCAACGTCGAGACTGTAGAATACAAGAACATTAGCTTTACAGTGTGGGATGTGGGTGGCCAAGACAAAATCCGACCATTGTGGAGGCATTACTTCCAAAATACACAA GGTCTCATATTCGTCGTTGACAGCAACGATAGAGAACGTATTGGCGAAGCGAGAGAGGAATTGATGAGAATGTTAGCTGAAGATGAACTCAGAGATGCTGTATTACTTATATTCGCCAACAAacag GATCTGCCAAATGCAATGAACGCAGCCGAAATCACTGACAAGCTTGGTCTGCACTCACTCAGAAACCGCAACTGGTACATTCAAGCGACGTGTGCAACAAGCGGCGATGGTCTATACGAGGGTCTCGATTGGTTGTCCAATCAACTTAAGAACGCCAACCGCTAA